One part of the Microbulbifer sp. THAF38 genome encodes these proteins:
- the hemL gene encoding glutamate-1-semialdehyde 2,1-aminomutase, which produces MSKSEQLFAEAQQFIPGGVNSPVRAFRAVGGTPLFIRRAEGAYLFDADEKRYIDYVQSWGPMVLGHAHPEVIEAVVEQAQSGLSFGAPTELETELAEELCRLWPNMDLVRFVNSGTEATMSAIRLARGFTGRDKIVKFEGCYHGHSDSLLVKAGSGALTMGVPSSPGVPAALADHTITLSYNDAEGVRACFNEIGDQIACIIVEPVAGNMNCIPPVPGFLETLREVCDQHGALLILDEVMTGFRVSLTGAQGHYGIEADLTTLGKVIGGGMPVGAFGGKREIMEQIAPLGPVYQAGTLSGNPVAMVAGLETLRLVEEAGFYEPLVARTDRLVEGILAAGKKAGIPITANKAGSMFGFFFTEETHVTNYQQVMACNNERFNRFFHGMLEEGVYLAPASYEAGFMSAAHSDEDIEETIAAAERVFARLD; this is translated from the coding sequence ATGAGTAAATCTGAGCAGCTCTTTGCTGAAGCCCAGCAATTTATCCCCGGCGGCGTTAACTCCCCGGTTCGCGCTTTCCGTGCCGTTGGCGGCACGCCCCTGTTTATCCGCCGTGCCGAAGGCGCTTATCTATTCGATGCGGACGAGAAACGTTATATCGACTATGTGCAATCCTGGGGCCCGATGGTACTCGGTCACGCACATCCGGAAGTGATTGAAGCGGTTGTGGAACAGGCCCAATCAGGCCTGAGTTTCGGCGCCCCCACTGAGCTGGAAACCGAGCTGGCTGAGGAACTCTGCCGCCTGTGGCCCAACATGGATCTGGTGCGCTTCGTCAACTCCGGCACCGAAGCGACCATGAGCGCCATCCGCCTGGCTCGCGGCTTTACCGGACGCGATAAAATTGTGAAGTTTGAAGGCTGCTACCACGGTCATTCGGACTCACTGCTGGTCAAAGCCGGCTCCGGCGCCCTGACCATGGGGGTCCCCTCCTCTCCCGGCGTTCCTGCAGCCCTGGCGGACCACACCATCACCCTGAGCTACAACGATGCTGAAGGCGTGCGTGCCTGCTTCAATGAGATTGGCGACCAGATCGCCTGTATCATCGTGGAGCCCGTCGCCGGCAATATGAACTGTATCCCGCCAGTGCCCGGCTTCCTGGAAACACTGCGCGAAGTCTGCGACCAACACGGCGCCTTACTTATTCTCGACGAAGTCATGACAGGCTTCCGCGTCAGCCTCACTGGCGCCCAGGGACACTATGGCATCGAAGCGGATCTGACCACTCTCGGCAAGGTGATTGGCGGCGGTATGCCAGTGGGTGCCTTCGGTGGCAAGCGCGAAATTATGGAGCAGATCGCTCCTCTGGGGCCCGTTTATCAGGCGGGTACTTTGTCCGGCAACCCGGTGGCCATGGTTGCGGGCCTGGAAACCCTGCGCTTGGTGGAAGAAGCCGGTTTCTACGAGCCTCTAGTGGCCAGAACAGACCGCCTGGTGGAAGGCATCCTCGCCGCAGGCAAGAAAGCGGGAATTCCCATTACCGCCAACAAGGCTGGCAGCATGTTTGGTTTCTTCTTTACCGAGGAAACTCATGTCACCAACTACCAACAGGTAATGGCCTGCAATAACGAGCGTTTTAATCGATTCTTCCACGGCATGCTTGAAGAAGGTGTCTATCTGGCACCCGCCTCCTACGAAGCCGGGTTCATGTCCGCCGCCCATAGTGACGAGGATATCGAAGAGACTATCGCTGCCGCAGAGCGCGTTTTCGCCCGACTCGACTGA
- the mrcB gene encoding penicillin-binding protein 1B, with protein sequence MASTKRRRSKASKPKRRYRWLKFLFLLALVGALALAGYMAYLDVQLRQRLDSRQYQLPARVFARPLVLREGMAMHPDELESEFAALNYRKQKTLTEPGSWTQEGMSYRVWRRDFIHADGREPAAMATFRLRNDEIDNLRDEDGQRISEFRLDAANIGSLLGGGDDRNPVRFTDIPPLVANTLIAVEDQDFLNHFGVSPRGIARAMVANIKAGRLVQGGSTITQQLVKNIFFDHKPSLQRKINEALMAVLMEIHYDKAYILQEYINEVWLGQQGARGIYGFGLASEFYFQQPLDTLEPHQVALLVGLAKGASYYNPWRHPQRALKRRNTVLDLMREQGLITQAEFEHYSAKPLGVVKGGVTAQNPYPAFTERLLSELRPYYSYEELRTTGLRVYTTLAPSVQKLAEESVSGGVQKLEKDRKIKANTLQAATVLLDNRTGNVLAMVGDRDPDYPGFNRALEARRQVGSLIKPAVFLTALERPEEYNLATLIDDAPVRIEEADGDVWMPQNFDKLAHGQVPLYVALAKSYNLATAHLGLDLGLQNVRQTIRRLGVDTSLPHVPAMLLGAVEMTPLEVAGMYQTIANNGETVQPRTLLAVSDAQGGRVQHFRPRTNRGVDPVPAYLLRWGLEQAMREGTGRRSAKRLPSSVPFAGKTGTTNNNRDSWFAGFSPEVTAVVWLGRDDNERTRLTGSTGALPIWTEIMRKLPHQHGPVEAPRGIEFKEVNARGQFMDPDYCRGGYEIPFSYETHLQPAPECRGQDRWRWFRNLFGNERSEAAPREQMTPGWGNDIERQQHESERRNQLREQLRGDDAEEFGEDSSLEPLELPRNQSAEVEYRGVPVEEAQPVGPALEDQWP encoded by the coding sequence ATGGCATCGACGAAACGCCGGCGCAGTAAAGCGTCAAAACCGAAAAGACGCTACCGCTGGCTCAAATTCCTGTTTTTGCTGGCCCTGGTGGGCGCGCTCGCCCTGGCCGGGTATATGGCTTACCTCGACGTACAGCTGCGCCAGCGTCTCGACAGCCGCCAGTACCAGCTGCCGGCACGGGTTTTTGCGCGCCCCCTGGTATTGCGCGAAGGCATGGCGATGCACCCGGATGAGCTGGAGAGTGAGTTTGCCGCCCTCAATTACCGCAAGCAAAAGACGCTGACCGAGCCCGGTTCCTGGACACAGGAGGGTATGAGCTATCGGGTCTGGCGCAGGGACTTTATCCACGCCGATGGCCGTGAGCCGGCGGCTATGGCCACCTTCCGCTTGCGCAACGATGAAATTGATAACCTGCGCGATGAAGATGGGCAGCGCATCTCCGAGTTTCGCTTGGACGCCGCCAATATCGGTTCACTGCTGGGCGGCGGAGACGATCGCAACCCGGTTCGCTTTACGGATATCCCACCACTGGTAGCAAACACCCTGATCGCGGTGGAAGACCAGGACTTCCTCAATCACTTCGGGGTCTCCCCGCGGGGTATCGCCCGGGCGATGGTAGCCAATATCAAGGCGGGGCGCCTGGTGCAGGGGGGATCAACCATCACCCAGCAGCTGGTTAAGAACATCTTTTTCGACCACAAACCAAGCCTGCAGCGCAAAATCAATGAGGCCTTGATGGCCGTTTTGATGGAAATTCACTATGACAAGGCCTACATCCTGCAGGAGTACATCAACGAGGTGTGGCTGGGTCAGCAGGGCGCCCGGGGTATCTACGGCTTTGGCCTGGCGTCGGAATTCTATTTCCAGCAGCCGCTGGATACGCTGGAGCCCCACCAGGTCGCCCTGCTAGTGGGGTTGGCGAAGGGTGCCTCCTATTACAACCCCTGGCGCCATCCACAGCGCGCACTGAAGCGTCGCAACACGGTGCTGGATTTGATGCGTGAGCAGGGCCTGATTACCCAGGCTGAATTCGAACACTACTCCGCCAAACCACTGGGTGTAGTGAAAGGTGGTGTGACCGCTCAGAATCCCTATCCGGCCTTCACCGAGCGGTTGCTCTCCGAATTGCGGCCCTATTATTCCTACGAGGAGCTTCGCACAACCGGGTTGCGGGTCTATACAACCCTGGCGCCCTCGGTGCAGAAACTCGCGGAAGAGTCCGTGAGTGGAGGCGTGCAGAAGCTGGAGAAAGACCGCAAGATTAAGGCGAATACTCTGCAGGCTGCCACGGTGCTATTGGATAACCGCACGGGCAATGTACTCGCCATGGTGGGAGATCGCGACCCGGATTATCCCGGATTCAATCGGGCTCTGGAGGCACGCCGCCAGGTGGGTTCTCTGATCAAGCCGGCGGTCTTCCTAACCGCTCTGGAGCGTCCCGAAGAATACAACTTGGCCACCCTAATCGACGATGCACCGGTGCGTATCGAGGAGGCCGATGGCGATGTATGGATGCCGCAAAACTTCGATAAGCTCGCCCACGGTCAAGTGCCTCTCTATGTAGCGCTGGCCAAGTCTTATAACCTGGCTACCGCTCACCTGGGTCTCGATTTGGGACTGCAGAATGTACGCCAGACTATCCGGCGCCTGGGTGTGGATACCAGCCTGCCTCATGTACCGGCAATGTTGCTGGGCGCGGTGGAAATGACACCATTAGAGGTGGCGGGTATGTACCAGACCATCGCCAATAATGGCGAGACGGTGCAACCCCGCACCCTGCTAGCGGTATCCGATGCTCAGGGTGGTCGGGTTCAGCATTTCCGCCCGCGCACGAATCGCGGCGTCGACCCAGTGCCTGCTTACCTGTTGCGTTGGGGCCTCGAGCAGGCTATGCGCGAGGGTACCGGACGCAGGTCTGCCAAGCGATTGCCCAGCAGCGTGCCCTTTGCCGGTAAGACCGGTACCACCAACAATAACCGCGACAGCTGGTTTGCCGGATTTTCCCCAGAGGTTACCGCGGTGGTATGGCTCGGACGCGATGATAACGAGCGTACCCGTTTGACCGGTTCCACCGGAGCCCTGCCGATCTGGACCGAAATCATGCGCAAGCTGCCCCATCAGCACGGTCCTGTGGAGGCTCCACGGGGGATCGAGTTCAAAGAGGTGAATGCTCGCGGACAGTTTATGGACCCGGATTATTGCCGAGGTGGCTACGAGATACCTTTCTCCTATGAAACCCACTTGCAACCGGCGCCAGAGTGTCGGGGGCAGGACCGCTGGCGTTGGTTCCGCAACCTGTTTGGCAATGAGCGTTCAGAGGCGGCACCGCGGGAGCAGATGACCCCTGGCTGGGGCAATGACATAGAGCGGCAACAACATGAGAGTGAGCGCCGTAATCAACTGCGGGAACAGTTGCGCGGTGATGATGCGGAGGAATTTGGCGAGGACTCCTCTTTAGAGCCCCTCGAATTGCCCCGCAATCAGTCTGCTGAGGTGGAATATCGAGGTGTTCCCGTTGAAGAGGCCCAGCCGGTGGGACCGGCGCTGGAAGACCAGTGGCCCTGA
- a CDS encoding benzoate/H(+) symporter BenE family transporter, which produces MRSVLSDTSLSTINAGFIAVLVAVASSAAIVFEAARAAGADEAMIASWIGALGLGMGLSCIVFSWYYRAPIITAWSTPGAALLATNLSGIPIAEAIGAFFFSALLTLIVGVSGAFERVARLVPGPIAGAMLAGILLQFGLGTFTSLQSQPVLVGAMVIAYLVGRRWVPRYAIILVLVCGLVVCWKLQLFAPDQIHWQAPKPIWVTPEFRLSTLISVGIPLFIVTMTSQYLPGATTLAASGYQRVPVSPLISGTGLTNLLLTPFGGFTLTLASITGAICSGPEAHPNPDKRYTAGIAAGFFYLLVGLSGATVVALFSNFPKALIAALAGLALLGTLGNCLAGATADTESREAAVITFLISASGISYLGIGAAFWGLVGGLGCYWFFRRNNK; this is translated from the coding sequence TTGAGAAGCGTATTATCCGATACCAGCCTATCCACGATCAACGCCGGTTTTATCGCCGTACTGGTCGCCGTGGCCAGCTCCGCGGCTATTGTGTTTGAAGCAGCCCGTGCAGCCGGCGCCGATGAGGCGATGATTGCCTCCTGGATCGGTGCCTTGGGCCTTGGGATGGGGCTCTCCTGTATCGTCTTCTCCTGGTATTACCGGGCACCGATTATTACGGCATGGTCGACTCCCGGCGCCGCATTACTGGCGACCAACCTCAGCGGTATTCCAATTGCCGAGGCCATCGGCGCATTTTTTTTCAGCGCTCTGCTGACCCTTATAGTGGGGGTTTCCGGAGCCTTCGAACGGGTGGCCAGACTGGTACCCGGCCCGATTGCCGGCGCCATGCTGGCGGGCATACTGCTGCAGTTCGGTCTAGGTACCTTCACCTCACTGCAATCCCAACCCGTTTTGGTGGGCGCTATGGTAATAGCCTATCTTGTGGGGCGGCGCTGGGTACCCCGCTACGCCATTATTCTGGTACTCGTCTGTGGGCTGGTGGTCTGCTGGAAGTTGCAACTGTTCGCACCTGACCAGATTCACTGGCAAGCGCCAAAACCCATTTGGGTTACACCGGAATTCAGACTCTCAACCCTCATTAGTGTCGGCATCCCGTTATTTATCGTCACTATGACCTCTCAATATCTCCCTGGGGCGACCACCCTCGCCGCCAGTGGCTATCAGCGGGTACCAGTTTCTCCTCTTATCAGTGGCACCGGATTAACCAACCTGCTTCTCACCCCCTTCGGCGGCTTTACTCTAACCCTGGCGTCGATTACCGGCGCAATATGTAGCGGGCCCGAAGCCCACCCCAACCCGGACAAGCGCTATACGGCCGGGATTGCCGCAGGTTTTTTCTATCTACTGGTAGGCTTGTCTGGCGCCACGGTAGTAGCATTATTCAGTAATTTCCCCAAGGCGCTGATCGCAGCACTGGCTGGCCTGGCTTTACTCGGGACACTCGGTAACTGCCTGGCGGGTGCTACCGCAGATACAGAAAGCCGGGAAGCGGCGGTGATCACCTTTCTTATCAGCGCTTCAGGCATCAGTTATTTGGGGATAGGTGCCGCTTTCTGGGGGCTGGTCGGCGGGCTGGGCTGTTATTGGTTTTTCAGGCGGAATAATAAATAA
- the hemB gene encoding porphobilinogen synthase gives MSQNLGRGAYPNTRLRRLRAQDFSRRLVRENQLSCDDLILPLFVIEGRSETQKVASMPGVERLSVDLLAKKAKSLKQLGIPAVALFPVVDPSAKSDCASAAHDANGLAQRAVRELKNAVPELGVITDVALDPFTSHGQDGLMDHSGYIVNDETVEVLVQQALSHAAAGADMVAPSDMMDGRIGAIRAALEGAGHSNTLIMSYAAKYASAYYGPFRDAVGSAGNLKGGNKASYQMDPANSDEALHECALDLQEGADMVMVKPGMPYLDIVRRVKEELRVPTFAYQVSGEYAMHCAAFENGWLQREAVILESLLAFKRAGADGILTYFAEEAAQLLQG, from the coding sequence ATGAGTCAAAATCTCGGCCGCGGAGCCTACCCCAACACACGCTTGCGCCGCCTGCGCGCACAGGATTTTTCCCGCCGATTGGTGAGGGAAAACCAGCTCAGCTGCGACGACCTGATACTGCCACTATTTGTCATTGAGGGCCGTAGCGAAACCCAAAAAGTGGCCTCTATGCCCGGTGTTGAACGCCTCAGCGTGGACTTACTAGCCAAAAAAGCGAAGTCCTTAAAACAGCTGGGTATTCCCGCTGTTGCGCTGTTCCCCGTGGTGGATCCCTCGGCGAAATCCGACTGCGCCAGCGCTGCCCACGACGCCAATGGCCTGGCCCAACGCGCCGTGCGGGAATTGAAGAATGCGGTGCCGGAATTAGGGGTGATTACCGATGTGGCCCTGGACCCGTTCACCAGCCACGGCCAGGACGGTTTGATGGATCACAGCGGCTACATCGTCAACGATGAGACTGTGGAAGTACTGGTACAGCAGGCCCTTTCCCACGCCGCTGCGGGTGCCGATATGGTGGCGCCTTCCGACATGATGGACGGCCGTATCGGCGCTATTCGCGCGGCACTTGAAGGCGCCGGGCACAGCAATACCCTGATCATGTCCTATGCGGCCAAGTACGCCTCCGCCTACTACGGTCCTTTCCGCGATGCCGTGGGCTCCGCGGGTAACCTCAAGGGTGGCAATAAGGCCAGCTATCAGATGGACCCCGCCAACTCCGATGAAGCCCTACACGAGTGCGCTCTGGATCTTCAAGAAGGGGCCGATATGGTGATGGTGAAGCCCGGTATGCCCTATTTGGATATCGTGCGTCGGGTGAAAGAGGAGCTGAGGGTACCCACTTTTGCCTACCAGGTGAGTGGTGAGTACGCCATGCACTGCGCCGCGTTCGAAAACGGCTGGCTACAGCGCGAGGCGGTGATTCTGGAATCCCTGTTGGCGTTCAAACGCGCTGGCGCCGATGGAATTCTCACCTATTTTGCCGAGGAAGCCGCACAGCTGCTGCAGGGCTGA
- a CDS encoding hydroxymethylpyrimidine/phosphomethylpyrimidine kinase — protein MDTPQPIILTVTHHDPSGSAGIGADTETAVSLGCHAASVVSAISVCNTGELIGVAPVDDSLLIEQARTVLEDMPIAAIKVGYLGSVENVRALHSVLRDYPDIPVIIDPDATLADKESVLAPPLWEAMSSLLLPYATMVCPNRREARAMAVEADTHDAMAQELLESGCRYLLLTGVPHEQQLQNRLYDERGLIREFHWERLPPAAYGVCGTLATAIACHIAHGLTITETVSRSQQYAWSAIRDSRRLGMGRPIPNRLFWCER, from the coding sequence ATGGATACACCGCAGCCCATTATTTTGACCGTCACCCACCACGATCCCAGTGGCAGCGCCGGCATAGGCGCAGATACGGAAACGGCCGTCAGTTTGGGCTGCCACGCAGCCTCCGTCGTTTCCGCCATCAGCGTCTGTAACACCGGCGAACTGATCGGGGTAGCGCCAGTGGATGACAGCCTTTTGATTGAGCAGGCCCGAACAGTCCTGGAGGATATGCCCATAGCGGCTATCAAGGTTGGCTATCTCGGTTCAGTGGAAAATGTGCGGGCACTGCACAGTGTGCTGCGCGATTACCCCGACATTCCAGTCATTATCGACCCGGACGCCACCCTGGCCGATAAAGAGAGTGTACTGGCCCCACCCCTTTGGGAGGCCATGAGTTCCCTGTTGCTGCCCTACGCCACCATGGTATGTCCCAACCGGCGTGAGGCGCGTGCAATGGCGGTGGAGGCCGATACCCATGACGCCATGGCCCAGGAACTGCTGGAAAGCGGTTGCCGCTACCTGTTACTGACCGGGGTGCCCCATGAGCAACAGCTGCAGAACCGTCTCTACGATGAGCGCGGTTTGATCCGTGAGTTCCACTGGGAGCGGTTGCCGCCCGCAGCCTATGGGGTTTGCGGCACACTCGCCACCGCCATCGCCTGCCATATCGCCCACGGCCTGACTATCACCGAGACGGTAAGCCGCAGTCAGCAATACGCCTGGAGCGCTATCCGCGATAGTCGCCGGCTGGGGATGGGGCGCCCGATTCCCAACCGCTTGTTCTGGTGTGAGCGCTAG
- a CDS encoding chloride channel protein translates to MSQRPRISLKSTLSRYLLKTNALEQIRLQLSAREALAPLVGMALITGVLAGGVTVLFRFAMEWPTTFFLSVPQNYESLPPLWRFALPVIGSLLIGIIYLVLSPKRYDVGVVHVLDRLYNHQGYMPVQNALLQFFAGSIALISGHSVGREGPAVHLGAASGSWLARALRLPNNSARSLLGCGVAAAIAASFNTPLAGVIFAMEVVMLEYSVAGFLPVILAAVTGSAITQLTFGREPDFNVPAIHLNSLAELPILFLCALVIGVLAALFILAHRKLTKQTHRSPLLRFLIVGLVTGTIGIWVPEILGGGYDTLQMAMLGELGINTLIVIVAAKLVATALGSGLGIPGGVIGPSLILGACIGGIAGGLANMWLGEHTASPGFYAMVGMAAMMAAMLNAPLAALLAILELTYNPNVLFPGMMMIVVATLISRQLFSTQGIYLETLRALNKAGTPTWRQQMLSGVGVASQMERSFIVAQQEIPLEQAQGYISQHPQWILIDLPDEKPPELLRAADLATFLQGSKEGEGEEPLVEQEQKDEGTTAKIDLLKIPGERKQMAELNWRATMLEAQQELKNTGADALYISRHQSGSLDNRIAGIILPLQIDNFYRK, encoded by the coding sequence GTGTCACAGCGCCCCAGGATTTCACTGAAAAGCACCCTGAGCCGTTACTTACTCAAGACAAACGCTCTGGAGCAAATTCGCCTGCAACTCTCGGCCCGGGAAGCCCTGGCGCCACTGGTTGGCATGGCTTTGATTACCGGGGTACTCGCCGGTGGTGTCACCGTGCTTTTTCGTTTTGCCATGGAGTGGCCAACCACCTTTTTTCTGTCCGTACCCCAAAATTACGAGTCCCTACCGCCACTCTGGCGGTTTGCCCTACCGGTAATCGGATCCCTGTTAATTGGCATTATCTACCTGGTACTCAGCCCCAAGCGCTACGACGTTGGTGTGGTTCATGTACTCGACCGACTCTATAACCATCAGGGCTATATGCCAGTGCAAAATGCACTGCTGCAGTTTTTCGCCGGGTCCATCGCCCTGATTAGTGGCCATTCGGTGGGTCGTGAGGGGCCGGCGGTACATCTTGGCGCAGCCAGCGGCAGCTGGCTGGCGCGCGCACTTAGGCTGCCCAACAACTCAGCGCGCAGCCTGCTCGGTTGTGGCGTGGCCGCCGCTATTGCAGCCTCATTCAACACTCCGTTAGCTGGTGTGATATTCGCTATGGAAGTGGTGATGCTCGAGTATTCCGTGGCCGGCTTTTTACCAGTCATTCTGGCGGCGGTAACCGGTAGTGCGATTACCCAGCTGACTTTTGGCCGTGAACCAGACTTTAATGTACCGGCAATCCATCTCAACTCCCTGGCGGAACTGCCTATTTTATTTTTATGTGCGCTGGTTATCGGCGTTCTGGCAGCGCTTTTCATACTGGCCCACCGCAAACTCACCAAGCAAACCCATCGCTCACCGCTGTTGCGCTTTCTGATAGTGGGGCTGGTAACCGGCACTATCGGAATCTGGGTACCGGAAATTCTCGGTGGGGGCTACGACACACTGCAAATGGCGATGCTGGGAGAGCTGGGCATAAACACTCTAATAGTGATTGTTGCAGCCAAGTTGGTTGCTACCGCTCTAGGGTCTGGGCTGGGCATCCCTGGGGGGGTTATTGGCCCCAGCCTTATCCTCGGTGCCTGCATCGGCGGTATTGCCGGTGGCCTCGCTAATATGTGGTTGGGGGAACATACGGCGAGTCCAGGCTTTTACGCCATGGTGGGCATGGCTGCAATGATGGCAGCCATGCTCAACGCTCCCCTTGCCGCCTTGCTCGCCATTCTCGAATTGACCTACAACCCCAATGTGCTTTTTCCCGGAATGATGATGATCGTGGTGGCCACCTTGATCAGTCGACAACTTTTTTCCACCCAGGGAATTTACCTCGAAACACTGCGCGCACTAAATAAAGCTGGCACCCCAACCTGGCGCCAGCAAATGCTCAGCGGTGTAGGCGTGGCCAGCCAAATGGAGCGAAGTTTTATTGTCGCTCAGCAGGAAATCCCTCTGGAGCAGGCACAGGGCTATATCTCACAACACCCCCAGTGGATACTGATCGACCTGCCCGATGAAAAACCGCCTGAACTCCTGCGTGCTGCCGATCTGGCCACGTTTCTTCAGGGCAGTAAAGAGGGGGAGGGTGAAGAACCTCTTGTGGAGCAGGAACAAAAAGACGAGGGCACAACGGCAAAGATTGATTTGCTAAAAATCCCCGGTGAGCGTAAACAGATGGCGGAATTAAATTGGCGTGCAACCATGCTGGAAGCTCAGCAAGAACTTAAAAATACCGGGGCCGACGCCTTGTATATTAGTCGCCACCAGAGCGGCTCCCTGGACAATCGCATTGCGGGCATTATTCTGCCGCTACAGATCGATAATTTTTACCGGAAATAA
- a CDS encoding adenosine kinase, producing the protein MQQYDLYGIGAALLDTEIEVSDKDLKALGVEKGIMTLVDDARQKQLVDDLRDHMVTAKRACGGSGANTVIAASYFGLRTFYSCKVAADDNGDFYRNNLSAAGVEYPTTLQQADGGTTGKCLVLITPDAERSMNTYLGISEQLSVAELDDEALKSSQWAYIEGYLVSSETGRRAAIALREQAQQAGVKTALSLSDPAMVQFFGEGLREMIGGGVDMLFCNRDEALGFTGTDSLDAAAEALSDYCRSFAITLGADGALLWDGAKQYKVASPEVRAIDTNGAGDMFAGAFLYAINREMGFVEAGELACRAAAQVVSQYGPRLQAEQHSELLAAVI; encoded by the coding sequence ATGCAGCAATATGATCTCTACGGCATCGGCGCCGCCCTGTTGGACACGGAAATCGAGGTATCCGACAAGGATCTCAAAGCTCTCGGTGTTGAAAAGGGCATTATGACCCTGGTGGACGATGCCCGGCAGAAACAGCTGGTAGACGACCTTCGGGACCATATGGTTACCGCCAAGCGCGCCTGCGGCGGCTCCGGAGCCAATACTGTGATCGCCGCCAGCTATTTTGGCCTGCGCACTTTCTATTCCTGCAAGGTTGCCGCCGACGATAACGGGGATTTTTACCGCAATAATCTCAGCGCCGCTGGTGTCGAATACCCAACCACCCTGCAACAGGCAGATGGCGGTACCACCGGAAAGTGCCTGGTGCTGATTACCCCTGATGCCGAGCGCAGCATGAATACCTACCTGGGGATCAGTGAGCAGCTCTCGGTAGCCGAGCTGGACGACGAAGCACTAAAGTCCTCCCAGTGGGCCTATATCGAGGGTTACCTGGTTTCTTCCGAGACTGGGCGTCGAGCCGCAATCGCCCTGCGGGAACAGGCACAGCAAGCCGGTGTGAAAACTGCCTTGAGCCTGTCCGACCCGGCCATGGTGCAATTCTTTGGCGAAGGCCTGCGGGAAATGATTGGCGGCGGCGTGGATATGCTGTTCTGTAACCGCGACGAGGCCCTGGGCTTTACCGGCACCGACTCACTGGATGCCGCGGCGGAAGCTCTGAGCGATTACTGCCGCAGTTTTGCCATTACTCTGGGCGCCGATGGCGCGCTGCTGTGGGATGGCGCCAAGCAATACAAAGTAGCCAGTCCAGAGGTACGCGCAATAGACACCAACGGTGCCGGTGATATGTTTGCGGGCGCGTTTTTGTATGCGATCAACCGGGAAATGGGCTTTGTTGAAGCCGGTGAACTGGCTTGCCGTGCTGCAGCTCAAGTCGTCAGCCAATACGGCCCACGTCTGCAGGCGGAGCAACACTCAGAGTTGTTGGCGGCGGTTATCTAA
- the hemJ gene encoding protoporphyrinogen oxidase HemJ yields MLWIKAFHIIAMVCWFAALFYLPRLFVYHVDATDALSRDRFCIMERRLYRGIAIPAMLATIGLGIWLYSLNPSYYTSAGWMHAKLTFVVLLLAYHHMCGAYVRKFAQGTNNRSGRYFRIFNEVPTVALFAIVILAVVKPF; encoded by the coding sequence ATGTTGTGGATCAAGGCTTTTCATATTATTGCCATGGTGTGTTGGTTTGCCGCGCTCTTTTATTTACCGCGTCTTTTCGTTTACCACGTGGATGCCACCGACGCCCTCAGCCGCGACCGCTTCTGCATCATGGAACGACGCCTTTACAGGGGGATCGCCATCCCAGCCATGCTTGCCACTATTGGCCTGGGTATCTGGCTTTACAGTTTGAATCCCAGCTACTACACCTCGGCCGGCTGGATGCATGCGAAACTCACCTTTGTTGTGCTCCTGCTGGCCTATCATCATATGTGTGGCGCCTACGTTCGTAAGTTTGCCCAGGGCACCAATAACCGCAGCGGACGTTATTTCCGTATTTTTAATGAGGTTCCGACCGTGGCCCTGTTCGCCATCGTCATTCTGGCCGTGGTGAAGCCCTTTTAA
- a CDS encoding GntR family transcriptional regulator translates to MNLYEKIKADLQRGRFPAGQALKQAEVAELYEVSRIPVRDALQRLKNEGWLEPHGKRGVAVPQFDPLEVEDLYLMRMRLEPLLQTLAQKNLTSETLGRARDILDTMEGNPSLSAEQIGSLNWQFHACIYLAAERPTLFATVEQLHRQSERYIGYQSRSLHYQSTSQKEHYAILEALQQKRENEAAALLATHIETAGKKLVAFFHTARNSS, encoded by the coding sequence ATGAACCTTTACGAAAAAATCAAAGCGGATTTGCAGCGCGGGCGTTTCCCCGCCGGTCAAGCACTGAAGCAGGCGGAAGTGGCCGAACTCTATGAAGTCAGCCGTATCCCCGTGAGAGACGCCTTGCAGCGCCTCAAAAATGAGGGTTGGCTGGAGCCCCACGGCAAACGTGGTGTCGCCGTACCCCAGTTCGATCCGTTGGAGGTGGAGGATCTCTACCTGATGCGTATGCGCCTGGAGCCTCTCTTACAAACCCTCGCGCAAAAAAACCTCACCAGTGAAACACTCGGCCGGGCACGGGATATTCTCGATACCATGGAGGGGAATCCCAGTCTCTCAGCCGAGCAGATCGGCAGTCTTAACTGGCAGTTTCACGCCTGTATCTACCTCGCCGCAGAGCGTCCCACCCTTTTCGCCACAGTGGAGCAACTACATAGGCAGAGTGAGCGCTATATCGGTTACCAATCCCGCAGCCTGCACTACCAGAGCACCAGTCAGAAGGAGCATTATGCGATTCTTGAGGCGCTACAACAAAAGCGGGAAAATGAAGCGGCAGCCCTGCTAGCCACGCATATCGAGACCGCCGGCAAGAAACTGGTGGCCTTTTTTCACACCGCTAGAAACAGCTCCTAA